The proteins below are encoded in one region of Saccopteryx leptura isolate mSacLep1 chromosome 1, mSacLep1_pri_phased_curated, whole genome shotgun sequence:
- the C1H1orf202 gene encoding uncharacterized protein C1orf202 homolog gives MAAAQPCGPLRDGHFKLLETVVCLKPGGAQLVDPEATGLRAVTSDRGSRSGWWCWRRLFRRGAARGPRGKATCARPGGTAAERGVWGASGLRSLLRRLAAWRQRARRPARLEEIPLLVLGRAQGAP, from the coding sequence ATGGCGGCCGCGCAGCCCTGCGGTCCCCTGCGCGACGGCCACTTTAAGCTGCTGGAGACGGTGGTGTGCCTGAAGCCCGGCGGCGCTCAGCTCGTGGATCCAGAGGCGACGGGGTTGCGCGCAGTGACCAGCGACCGCGGTTCCCGCTCGGGCTGGTGGTGCTGGCGGCGGCTGTTCCGCCGGGGCGCAGCGCGGGGTCCGCGCGGGAAGGCCACGTGCGCGCGGCCCGGCGGGACGGCGGCGGAGCGCGGCGTGTGGGGTGCCTCGGGCCTGCGGAGCCTGCTGCGGAGGCTGGCGGCGTGGAGGCAGCGCGCCCGGCGGCCCGCGCGCCTGGAGGAGATCCCGCTGCTGGTGCTGGGGCGCGCGCAGGGCGCCCCCTAG